The Geoglobus acetivorans genome window below encodes:
- the trkA gene encoding Trk system potassium transporter TrkA produces the protein MRIVIAGAGEVGYNIAKELAEDYDVTVIESDLSKAQEVDKLNVEVVMGNAANVAVLKRASIESADLFLAVTGNDEINLLSALAAKKLGVKTVIVRVDKPEYADMPVIRNHPVGYDVLVCPNLVLASYLARLVTIPGSVEFAELEDAILVEMAVREDSLLAGKTIADAGFPKNVIVAAIHRKGKILLPRGNTEILPGDILAVFGKKEEIQVLRGVIGEPVVRNVFIVGAGEIGVYTAKILEKSNLNIKMIDLDESIAERAKKELKRTKVIVGNATDIDLLMEEEIDKADIAIVATESDEKNLLIALLAKSLGAKKAFVKVDKKEYIPLFEKVGVDAAVSPRRATYLEVMKLLRLMDIRAIGEVKEGVVVLEIESGIDGKKVSEIKLPESTIIVAIRREGEIEIAKGDTEISRGDLVYIITTWENVEKVKKRLMA, from the coding sequence ATGAGGATAGTGATAGCCGGAGCCGGCGAGGTGGGATACAACATCGCAAAAGAGCTTGCGGAAGACTATGATGTCACGGTAATCGAGAGTGACCTATCAAAAGCCCAGGAAGTTGACAAGCTGAATGTGGAGGTTGTGATGGGAAACGCAGCAAACGTTGCTGTACTCAAAAGAGCAAGTATTGAGTCTGCAGATCTGTTTCTTGCAGTTACGGGCAACGACGAGATAAACCTGCTCTCAGCCTTAGCTGCAAAAAAGCTGGGAGTTAAAACCGTCATCGTAAGGGTAGACAAGCCAGAATATGCAGACATGCCGGTGATAAGGAACCACCCCGTGGGATACGATGTCCTTGTATGCCCCAACCTCGTCCTCGCCAGTTATCTTGCAAGGCTGGTAACGATTCCCGGCTCTGTGGAATTTGCAGAGCTTGAGGATGCCATACTTGTGGAGATGGCGGTGAGGGAGGATTCACTCCTTGCAGGAAAAACAATTGCCGATGCAGGGTTCCCGAAAAATGTGATTGTGGCTGCAATACACAGAAAAGGCAAAATCCTGCTCCCGAGAGGAAATACAGAAATCCTACCCGGAGACATACTGGCAGTATTTGGAAAAAAGGAGGAAATTCAGGTTCTCAGAGGAGTGATAGGCGAGCCAGTTGTGAGAAACGTCTTCATTGTGGGGGCAGGTGAGATTGGAGTATACACTGCAAAAATACTCGAGAAATCCAATCTGAACATCAAGATGATAGATCTCGACGAGAGTATCGCTGAAAGGGCAAAAAAGGAATTGAAAAGGACAAAGGTCATTGTCGGAAACGCAACTGACATAGACCTGCTGATGGAGGAGGAGATTGACAAGGCAGACATCGCAATCGTTGCCACCGAAAGCGATGAGAAAAATCTGCTCATCGCACTCCTTGCGAAAAGTCTTGGGGCAAAAAAGGCGTTTGTCAAGGTGGATAAGAAGGAGTACATACCTCTGTTTGAGAAGGTGGGTGTTGACGCTGCTGTATCTCCAAGAAGGGCAACATACCTTGAGGTTATGAAGCTCCTCAGGCTGATGGACATAAGGGCGATTGGAGAGGTGAAAGAGGGCGTTGTGGTTCTTGAAATAGAGAGCGGAATTGATGGGAAAAAAGTCTCAGAGATAAAGCTCCCCGAAAGCACAATAATTGTCGCAATCAGAAGAGAGGGCGAGATCGAGATCGCCAAGGGAGATACAGAGATTAGCAGAGGAGACTTGGTATACATCATAACCACGTGGGAGAACGTAGAAAAGGTGAAAAAAAGGCTGATGGCATGA
- a CDS encoding aconitase X produces MHLTKDEEKLLESENETVRKCMEILVALGEIYGAERLVEIKSAQISGISYGNIGDAGLEWLETLNAKVVVKSYVNPAGMDIEKWQEMGIDEGFYEKQMRVLSALKRLGVEMTLTCTPYYIDTPSYGDHLAWAESSAVIYANSVIGARTNRESGISALAAAIVGKTPMYGLHLKENRAPEVRIVVRGVEPAYAGYEVGKLVGASIPFVEFDRTLSRDELKAFGAALAASGGAGMFHVKEQTPEWEDFSIPEEKIEFEPDGELRGCEPDLIAIGCPHLSPEELKEIHYLLKRHGRVKREVWLFTSRSVMKEHAELVEKIRSFGVRVFADTCMVVSPASERFECVMVNSGKAFEYLPKLRGVKAIFGSVEECIRRAAE; encoded by the coding sequence ATGCATCTCACGAAGGATGAAGAAAAGCTGCTCGAAAGTGAGAACGAAACGGTAAGAAAGTGCATGGAAATTCTTGTGGCTCTCGGAGAGATTTACGGGGCTGAAAGGCTCGTGGAGATAAAATCTGCTCAAATTTCTGGAATATCCTACGGAAATATTGGCGATGCCGGGCTTGAATGGCTGGAAACCCTGAACGCCAAGGTTGTGGTAAAGAGTTACGTGAATCCTGCTGGCATGGACATTGAAAAATGGCAGGAGATGGGTATTGACGAGGGATTTTATGAAAAGCAGATGAGAGTACTCAGCGCTCTTAAGAGGCTGGGTGTGGAAATGACGCTTACGTGCACACCCTATTACATCGATACGCCCTCGTATGGGGATCATCTTGCATGGGCTGAAAGCTCTGCTGTGATTTACGCCAACTCTGTGATTGGGGCGAGAACCAACAGAGAGAGCGGAATTTCTGCCCTGGCTGCAGCGATCGTCGGTAAAACTCCAATGTATGGTTTGCATTTAAAGGAAAACAGGGCTCCGGAGGTCAGGATAGTTGTCAGGGGGGTTGAGCCAGCGTATGCCGGGTACGAAGTCGGGAAGCTGGTTGGTGCCAGTATCCCCTTCGTGGAGTTTGACAGAACACTTTCCAGGGATGAACTCAAGGCGTTTGGTGCCGCACTGGCTGCAAGTGGAGGAGCGGGCATGTTTCATGTCAAAGAACAAACTCCCGAATGGGAGGATTTCAGCATTCCGGAAGAAAAAATTGAGTTCGAGCCTGATGGAGAGCTCAGGGGATGTGAACCTGACCTCATAGCCATTGGATGTCCCCATTTATCACCTGAAGAGCTTAAAGAGATCCACTATCTTCTCAAGAGACATGGCAGGGTTAAAAGGGAGGTATGGCTCTTCACATCGAGATCGGTAATGAAGGAGCATGCAGAGCTTGTTGAAAAAATAAGGAGTTTTGGAGTCAGGGTTTTTGCAGACACATGCATGGTCGTCTCACCGGCGAGTGAGAGGTTTGAGTGTGTGATGGTCAATAGTGGGAAAGCTTTTGAGTATCTGCCCAAGCTGAGAGGAGTAAAGGCCATTTTTGGTTCTGTAGAGGAGTGCATAAGGAGGGCTGCCGAATGA
- a CDS encoding DUF126 domain-containing protein, with translation MKLRVRSISRGRAEGYAIVSKKPVSFLGDVNPETGVIVDSSSDIYGESIAGKIFVFPEGRGSTVGTYILLRMKKNGCAPAGIVMEKSEAIVAVGAIIAEIPLVDMPEADGFDMIQSGNFVRINADEGWIEVERED, from the coding sequence ATGAAACTCAGAGTGAGGAGCATTTCAAGGGGAAGGGCTGAAGGTTATGCGATTGTTTCGAAGAAACCGGTATCCTTTCTGGGGGATGTCAATCCAGAAACCGGAGTAATTGTTGATTCGAGCAGCGATATTTATGGGGAGAGCATAGCTGGAAAGATATTCGTCTTTCCTGAAGGCAGGGGATCTACCGTTGGCACGTACATCCTTCTGAGGATGAAAAAGAATGGATGCGCCCCTGCGGGGATTGTGATGGAAAAAAGCGAGGCTATTGTTGCTGTTGGTGCCATAATTGCGGAGATCCCGCTGGTGGACATGCCGGAAGCTGATGGTTTTGATATGATCCAGTCCGGGAATTTTGTCAGAATCAATGCCGATGAGGGGTGGATTGAGGTTGAGAGAGAAGATTGA
- the tatC gene encoding twin-arginine translocase subunit TatC: MQPPEDRDMELREHLAELKERVTKGVIPFFLVTGAFFYFSDRILTFLWQQLFPEKDMVVYTPTEYMIARILISAFLAFLATYPWIIYQIYLFMKPGLYPHEREFVRRLAPFSYVTFLIGVLFSYYIILPKLYSVTVVEYFGAEPFLSVRKALNNAVKLSLSVGLSFQIPVVTLIAVKLGLISHRWLRDKRLIVYVVVFILATNLTLDFTGVTQMIVLAAVVVMYEISILIAKIFERDTQ; this comes from the coding sequence GTGCAGCCACCTGAAGACAGGGACATGGAACTTAGAGAACATCTTGCCGAGCTGAAAGAACGGGTTACAAAGGGCGTCATACCCTTCTTCCTGGTCACGGGAGCATTCTTTTACTTTTCCGACAGAATACTGACTTTCCTCTGGCAGCAGCTTTTCCCCGAAAAGGACATGGTCGTTTACACACCAACCGAATACATGATTGCAAGAATTCTGATTTCCGCATTTCTCGCCTTTCTGGCAACATATCCCTGGATAATCTACCAGATATACCTGTTCATGAAGCCAGGGCTCTATCCTCACGAGCGGGAGTTCGTCAGGAGGCTTGCACCATTCTCATACGTCACATTTTTAATAGGCGTTCTCTTTTCATACTACATAATTCTGCCAAAGCTCTACAGCGTTACGGTTGTTGAGTACTTTGGTGCCGAGCCGTTTCTGTCAGTGAGAAAAGCCCTGAACAATGCGGTAAAGCTGTCCCTCTCAGTAGGGTTATCGTTTCAGATCCCGGTTGTAACACTCATAGCCGTAAAACTGGGGCTTATCAGTCACAGGTGGCTGAGAGATAAACGCCTGATCGTATATGTGGTTGTGTTCATCCTCGCCACAAACCTCACACTCGATTTTACGGGGGTTACCCAGATGATTGTGCTTGCAGCGGTTGTCGTGATGTATGAGATAAGTATATTAATAGCCAAGATATTCGAGAGGGATACACAATGA
- a CDS encoding site-2 protease family protein codes for MREKIERYFHVYYHEKGEDFERYYVLPLVNLNSEEVQYLFQELSENYDVRLKTHFGEFILELKRRKESYRLNVILFIATFASITFTGSTFYGSFDLILGLKFAVALMFVLGSHEMGHFIASKRWGMKASLPYFIPFPTIIGTLGAVIRQRGVIKSRRALLEIGASGPLAGVVAALIVTYIGLKLPVPELSVEGGGGIMLGEPLLFRFVANVAGFTGEYIHPVAFAGWVGMFVTALNLIPVGQLDGGHVMRAMLGNRADAISRIFPFVLLAAGYLFKDSGGIWFFWAILAFFFSMQRHPKPYDDSPLPLKYLLLGIVTFVVGALCFTPVPFKFVEGL; via the coding sequence TTGAGAGAGAAGATTGAGAGATATTTTCACGTTTACTATCACGAAAAAGGAGAAGATTTTGAGAGGTATTATGTTCTGCCTCTTGTGAATCTCAATTCGGAGGAGGTGCAGTATCTCTTTCAGGAACTCTCTGAGAACTACGACGTGAGGTTGAAGACGCATTTCGGTGAGTTCATTCTGGAACTGAAAAGGAGGAAGGAAAGTTACAGGTTGAACGTAATACTGTTCATCGCAACCTTTGCGAGCATCACGTTTACCGGGTCCACGTTTTATGGCTCATTTGATTTAATTCTCGGTCTGAAATTTGCAGTTGCCCTCATGTTCGTTCTGGGGAGCCATGAGATGGGCCACTTCATCGCGTCAAAGAGATGGGGGATGAAGGCATCACTGCCATACTTCATCCCCTTTCCAACGATCATAGGCACTCTGGGTGCGGTAATCAGGCAGAGGGGTGTGATAAAGAGCAGGCGGGCATTGCTGGAAATAGGTGCTTCCGGTCCGCTTGCAGGAGTTGTGGCGGCACTGATTGTGACATATATAGGATTGAAACTGCCAGTTCCCGAACTAAGTGTAGAGGGTGGGGGCGGAATAATGCTCGGAGAGCCCCTGCTGTTCAGGTTCGTGGCAAACGTTGCCGGATTTACTGGAGAGTACATCCATCCCGTCGCCTTTGCGGGCTGGGTGGGGATGTTTGTTACTGCCCTGAATCTAATTCCTGTTGGCCAGCTTGATGGAGGACATGTGATGAGGGCGATGCTGGGGAACAGGGCTGATGCGATTTCGAGGATTTTTCCGTTTGTTCTCCTCGCTGCAGGGTATCTCTTCAAAGATTCGGGGGGGATCTGGTTCTTCTGGGCAATACTGGCATTCTTCTTTTCTATGCAGAGACATCCAAAGCCATACGATGACAGTCCGCTGCCCCTGAAGTATCTCCTTCTAGGAATAGTGACGTTTGTGGTCGGGGCCTTATGCTTCACACCGGTTCCCTTCAAATTTGTGGAAGGCTTATAA
- the map gene encoding type II methionyl aminopeptidase — protein sequence MMEKHVEAGKILKTVREEAVKLIQPGTRMIEVTEFVENRIRELGAEPAFPCNISLNEDAAHCTPSKSDERVFKDGDLVKLDIGAHIDGYIADTAITIDLGDHEELVRCAEEALKNAIEIVEPGITTAEIGEAIENTARDFGFKPVYNLTGHGFMPYVAHAPPSIYNYKTERGVKLEEGMIFAIEPFMTPGKGRVVERGEVEIYSVISSRPVRMKMARELLSEVEKYRTLPFAKRWLSNPREIIISKLVREGILRAYPVLSEVSKEPVSQAEHTVIVTETGAEIIT from the coding sequence ATGATGGAAAAACATGTTGAGGCGGGAAAAATCCTGAAAACAGTTAGGGAGGAGGCAGTAAAGCTTATCCAACCAGGAACCAGAATGATTGAAGTTACTGAGTTTGTGGAAAACAGAATAAGAGAACTTGGCGCAGAACCTGCATTCCCGTGCAACATCTCGCTAAATGAGGATGCGGCACACTGCACACCTTCAAAAAGTGACGAAAGAGTTTTTAAAGACGGAGATCTCGTTAAGCTGGATATAGGTGCCCATATTGACGGATACATTGCCGATACTGCGATAACCATCGATCTTGGGGACCATGAAGAGCTTGTTAGGTGTGCTGAAGAGGCACTTAAAAATGCCATTGAGATTGTGGAGCCGGGAATAACTACGGCAGAAATAGGGGAGGCCATTGAGAACACTGCAAGAGATTTCGGTTTCAAGCCTGTTTACAACCTCACGGGACATGGTTTCATGCCTTACGTTGCCCATGCCCCTCCGTCCATCTACAACTATAAAACAGAAAGGGGTGTGAAACTGGAGGAGGGGATGATATTCGCCATCGAACCATTTATGACACCCGGAAAGGGAAGAGTCGTAGAGAGAGGCGAGGTTGAGATATATTCAGTCATTTCCAGCAGACCCGTGAGAATGAAAATGGCAAGAGAGCTGCTTTCCGAGGTTGAAAAGTACAGAACGCTACCTTTTGCGAAAAGGTGGCTTTCGAATCCAAGAGAAATAATAATATCAAAGCTCGTGAGAGAAGGAATTTTGAGAGCGTACCCCGTGCTTTCAGAGGTGAGCAAAGAGCCTGTAAGTCAGGCCGAGCATACAGTAATCGTTACCGAAACCGGAGCGGAAATCATAACCTGA
- a CDS encoding M24 family metallopeptidase has translation MIFSLLKDRDAQFFIMYASSKNANFRYATKFWIPDPAFYMIGDDGTELLVVSEMEKRRAEKESRVREIASLNDLGFYEKIKEGKNAKDALTETYIELLKTHHARKILVPDDFPAFLYEKLAQNFDVEVVENPYADMRKVKTPEEIEHIKDVSNAIIGAFQFFLKLLEKERDSETLRNSVEAHLYERGYLAQDTIIAGKASSAYPHDIGHGRVEGHVIFDIFPGSKKTGYHSDFTRTVVIEKNQEIEDMLKACIEAKNTAISMVKEGINGEDIHFRVCDILESYGYRTTRQKSREGFIHSTGHGVGLEVHEKPRIFDGGEELKAGMVITVEPGLYYEKVGGVRVEDTVVVKKSGSEILTKFEDYVRLGR, from the coding sequence ATGATCTTCTCTCTGCTAAAGGACAGGGATGCACAGTTTTTCATAATGTATGCCAGCTCGAAAAACGCAAACTTTCGCTACGCCACAAAATTCTGGATTCCCGATCCCGCATTTTACATGATAGGCGATGATGGCACGGAGCTGCTTGTTGTCAGCGAGATGGAAAAAAGGAGGGCCGAAAAAGAGAGTAGAGTTAGAGAAATAGCAAGTCTGAACGATCTCGGATTCTATGAGAAGATAAAAGAGGGTAAAAACGCAAAAGATGCCCTCACAGAGACATACATAGAGCTGCTCAAAACACATCATGCCAGAAAAATCCTCGTTCCGGACGATTTTCCTGCATTCCTCTATGAAAAGCTCGCACAGAATTTTGACGTGGAGGTTGTGGAAAACCCGTATGCAGACATGAGGAAAGTAAAAACCCCGGAGGAGATAGAACACATAAAGGACGTGAGCAACGCCATTATTGGCGCCTTCCAGTTCTTCCTGAAACTGCTTGAGAAGGAAAGAGATTCCGAAACGCTGAGAAACAGTGTTGAAGCACACCTGTATGAAAGGGGCTACCTTGCCCAGGACACGATCATTGCTGGAAAGGCAAGCAGTGCTTACCCTCACGATATCGGGCATGGGAGAGTTGAGGGTCATGTTATTTTCGACATATTCCCCGGAAGCAAAAAAACAGGATACCATTCAGACTTTACCAGAACAGTCGTAATTGAGAAGAACCAGGAAATTGAAGACATGCTGAAGGCATGCATAGAAGCGAAAAACACGGCGATATCCATGGTGAAGGAAGGCATAAATGGTGAGGACATACATTTCAGGGTCTGTGATATCCTTGAATCTTACGGATACAGAACAACAAGACAGAAATCAAGGGAGGGCTTCATACATTCCACCGGGCATGGTGTGGGGCTTGAGGTACATGAAAAGCCGAGAATATTTGATGGTGGGGAAGAGCTTAAAGCAGGAATGGTTATAACAGTAGAGCCGGGACTGTATTACGAAAAAGTTGGCGGTGTGAGGGTTGAAGATACCGTCGTTGTTAAAAAAAGCGGATCTGAGATATTAACAAAATTCGAAGATTATGTGAGGCTGGGAAGATGA
- a CDS encoding cell division protein: MKLLTIGTGDAVWIADLFASRGARVNNISLFKTFAVVNSVDKLKAIRHVDDKRRFYTVFRDGDVDVRSAFNSILSFNELYEASLVICDVEDEFSFYSAVRFGNELEVVTEEPRLCIAMIPELSDASSVSVSLLRVRKLMSSFDYVFVFEKTPGFERNLLKAFNVLSLVGEIDARKRLSGEVVVDTSDFLNSLSGDGVTVTGTSGEILPFKIIRRLRARSSSTTIAERTERMVRLYETSLTTIGARFEIESARKALVVFSGDPDEITMDGMFECIKAIERMNPEMLVRYGDYPIPNSREINIVTVFSGIKKFRL, translated from the coding sequence ATGAAACTTCTGACCATAGGGACCGGGGATGCAGTGTGGATTGCGGACCTCTTTGCATCGAGGGGTGCGAGGGTAAACAACATAAGTCTTTTCAAGACGTTTGCGGTCGTAAACAGCGTTGATAAGCTCAAAGCAATAAGGCACGTTGATGATAAGCGGAGATTTTACACAGTTTTCAGAGATGGAGATGTTGACGTCAGAAGTGCGTTCAACAGCATTCTCTCATTCAACGAGCTTTACGAAGCATCCTTGGTTATATGCGATGTAGAGGATGAATTTTCCTTTTATTCGGCAGTGAGATTCGGAAACGAGCTGGAAGTTGTAACTGAAGAACCAAGGCTCTGCATCGCCATGATTCCTGAGCTTTCGGACGCTTCAAGCGTTTCAGTCTCTCTTCTGAGAGTGAGGAAACTGATGAGTTCATTCGACTATGTGTTTGTTTTTGAAAAAACTCCCGGGTTTGAGCGCAACCTGCTCAAGGCGTTCAATGTTCTCTCTCTTGTAGGTGAAATTGATGCGAGAAAACGGCTGAGCGGGGAGGTTGTCGTTGATACAAGCGACTTTCTCAATTCTCTGTCGGGGGACGGTGTAACTGTTACCGGGACTTCGGGAGAGATCTTGCCGTTCAAGATCATTAGAAGATTGAGGGCGAGGAGTTCAAGCACGACAATTGCTGAAAGGACTGAAAGGATGGTCAGGCTTTATGAAACCTCTCTGACCACCATTGGAGCGAGATTTGAGATAGAGAGTGCGAGAAAGGCTCTTGTGGTTTTTTCAGGAGATCCGGATGAAATCACGATGGACGGAATGTTTGAATGCATAAAGGCGATTGAGCGAATGAACCCCGAAATGCTCGTCAGGTATGGAGATTATCCAATCCCGAATTCGAGAGAAATAAATATTGTTACTGTTTTTTCTGGAATAAAGAAGTTCAGGTTATGA
- a CDS encoding CoA pyrophosphatase, translating into MRLHEMLANILDSTLEYVRTERIAAILIPIVNSKHPEIVMIKRKKTLSRSAGHIAFPGGMKDEDESPVDTALRETEEEIGVDAEKVEVLGFLTPQEVIEHRIKIHPVVGVIDKAEFIKNDAEVDRILVDRLDLVLKSRRIADWGPNFECDGELVWGASSRILDDLYMRIIRNFGGIDAFFEMLG; encoded by the coding sequence GTGAGATTGCATGAAATGCTTGCGAACATCCTGGATTCAACGCTCGAGTATGTAAGAACCGAGAGAATTGCGGCAATACTCATACCGATTGTAAACTCGAAACATCCTGAGATCGTAATGATCAAGAGGAAAAAGACACTGAGCAGGAGTGCGGGACACATCGCCTTTCCCGGTGGGATGAAGGACGAAGATGAAAGTCCGGTGGATACAGCTTTAAGGGAAACTGAAGAGGAGATTGGTGTTGATGCTGAAAAGGTTGAGGTTCTCGGTTTTCTGACTCCTCAGGAGGTTATTGAGCACAGGATAAAAATTCATCCTGTGGTGGGAGTGATTGATAAGGCAGAATTCATAAAAAATGATGCTGAGGTTGACAGAATTCTCGTCGACAGACTCGACCTCGTTCTCAAATCGAGACGAATTGCAGACTGGGGGCCTAATTTCGAGTGCGACGGAGAACTGGTATGGGGAGCATCGAGCAGAATACTTGATGACCTGTACATGAGGATAATTCGCAATTTTGGTGGCATAGATGCTTTTTTCGAAATGCTGGGTTGA